The Litchfieldia alkalitelluris genome has a window encoding:
- the gerD gene encoding spore germination lipoprotein GerD — MNKMKLLLILIPFLVMIGCAPAEQGGNQMDYDQTKKMVVDILKTDEGKKAIEEIMADESMQQKLVMDQAIVTKSIQTTLTSDEGIAFWKKAFEDPKFVETFAKSMQSEHEKLIKGLMKDPEYQGMMIDILKDPEMEKQFLEVLKSKEYREHLQTVMTETFESPLYQTKIQAILIKAAEDIQAGKAGKEEEK, encoded by the coding sequence GATAGGATGTGCCCCAGCGGAGCAGGGCGGCAATCAAATGGATTATGACCAAACAAAAAAGATGGTCGTTGATATATTGAAAACTGATGAAGGTAAAAAAGCGATTGAAGAAATTATGGCCGATGAAAGTATGCAACAAAAATTAGTAATGGATCAAGCGATTGTCACTAAATCGATCCAAACGACACTTACATCGGATGAAGGTATTGCATTTTGGAAGAAGGCATTTGAGGATCCAAAATTTGTTGAAACTTTTGCAAAAAGTATGCAATCCGAGCATGAAAAACTTATTAAAGGTCTAATGAAGGATCCAGAATACCAGGGAATGATGATTGATATATTGAAGGACCCTGAAATGGAAAAGCAGTTTTTGGAAGTACTTAAGAGTAAGGAATATAGAGAGCACCTTCAAACTGTAATGACGGAAACATTTGAAAGTCCTTTATATCAAACAAAAATACAAGCTATCTTAATTAAAGCTGCTGAAGATATCCAAGCAGGTAAGGCTGGTAAAGAAGAAGAAAAGTAA
- a CDS encoding Mrp/NBP35 family ATP-binding protein, which produces MITEEKVLNILSKLKDPFLHKTFEETNAIQEIKVKEEKSHVSVKIALARTGTSEQLHLQNRIVNALKEAGADSVGLRFTELAQEVVEEHTTEEEASESLLTPGNKTTFIAVASGKGGVGKSTVSVNLAVSLARLGKKVGLIDADIYGFSVPDMMGITKRPVVKGEKIIPVERFGVKVISMGFFVEDNSPVIWRGPMLGKMLGNFFNDVDWGNLDYLLLDLPPGTGDVALDVHTMLPSCKEIIVTTPHPTAAFVAARAGAMALKTDHEIVGVIENMSYFESKQTGEKEFVFGQGGGEKLAEELQTTLLGKLPLQQPDWNNDDFAPSIYEKDHRVGKVYMEIAEKIIETI; this is translated from the coding sequence ATGATAACAGAAGAAAAGGTACTTAATATTTTATCAAAATTAAAAGATCCATTTTTACATAAGACATTTGAAGAAACGAATGCGATTCAAGAAATAAAGGTAAAAGAAGAGAAATCCCATGTGAGCGTAAAAATCGCACTTGCAAGGACTGGTACATCTGAACAGCTTCATTTGCAGAACCGAATTGTAAACGCATTAAAAGAAGCAGGGGCTGATTCTGTTGGATTACGTTTTACAGAATTAGCACAAGAAGTCGTTGAAGAACATACGACAGAAGAGGAAGCTTCGGAATCCTTACTTACACCTGGAAATAAGACAACCTTTATCGCGGTTGCCAGTGGTAAAGGTGGGGTAGGAAAATCAACAGTTTCTGTTAATTTAGCTGTTTCTTTAGCTCGTTTAGGGAAAAAGGTTGGCTTAATTGATGCCGATATTTATGGGTTTAGTGTTCCAGATATGATGGGAATTACTAAAAGACCTGTTGTTAAAGGTGAAAAAATTATTCCGGTTGAGCGCTTTGGTGTAAAAGTAATTTCGATGGGATTCTTTGTAGAAGATAACTCACCTGTTATTTGGAGAGGTCCAATGCTAGGGAAAATGCTCGGTAATTTCTTCAATGATGTTGATTGGGGTAATTTAGATTATTTACTTTTAGATTTGCCACCAGGTACCGGAGACGTCGCATTAGATGTTCACACCATGCTTCCATCATGTAAAGAGATAATTGTCACAACTCCACACCCAACAGCAGCATTCGTTGCAGCAAGAGCGGGAGCCATGGCCTTGAAAACAGATCATGAGATCGTAGGTGTTATTGAGAATATGTCTTATTTTGAAAGCAAACAAACTGGTGAGAAGGAATTTGTTTTTGGCCAAGGTGGAGGCGAAAAACTCGCAGAAGAATTACAAACAACTTTATTAGGGAAGCTACCACTACAGCAACCTGATTGGAATAATGACGACTTCGCCCCGTCTATATATGAAAAAGATCATCGTGTAGGTAAAGTTTATATGGAGATCGCGGAAAAAATCATCGAAACTATATAG
- the cwlD gene encoding N-acetylmuramoyl-L-alanine amidase CwlD → MRRKLILGSIVVVIIGLFSVFQVVFLDKASVQPWNLPLSGKIIMLDPGHGGVDGGANSGDILEKDIALEISLKLRDYLQEQGALVQMTRTEDQDLASESTSGYSRRKSEDLRKRVEMINSSEAELFISVHLNAIPSPKWSGAQTFYYGAYQENEEVAKFIQDELRSGLANTTRKAKKINSVYLMKNAKKPGALVEVGFLSNPQERKLLTQDEYQGKVAESIYLGLLRYFSDETNPPD, encoded by the coding sequence GTGAGACGAAAACTGATACTAGGTAGTATTGTAGTTGTAATTATTGGTTTATTTTCTGTTTTTCAAGTTGTGTTTTTAGATAAAGCATCGGTACAACCGTGGAATCTGCCTTTATCCGGCAAAATTATTATGTTAGACCCCGGCCACGGTGGTGTTGATGGCGGGGCGAATAGTGGAGATATTCTAGAAAAAGATATTGCGCTGGAGATAAGTTTAAAACTAAGAGATTACTTACAGGAGCAAGGTGCGCTCGTTCAAATGACTCGAACAGAGGATCAAGATTTAGCTTCAGAAAGTACCTCCGGATACAGTCGTAGAAAATCAGAGGACTTAAGAAAGCGTGTTGAGATGATTAATTCTTCGGAGGCTGAACTATTTATTAGTGTTCATTTAAATGCCATTCCATCTCCTAAATGGAGTGGAGCACAAACATTCTATTATGGTGCATACCAAGAGAATGAAGAAGTTGCAAAGTTTATTCAGGATGAATTGAGATCCGGTTTAGCAAATACAACCCGAAAAGCAAAGAAAATTAATAGTGTTTACCTTATGAAAAATGCTAAAAAACCAGGTGCTCTTGTTGAAGTAGGGTTTCTATCAAACCCACAGGAAAGAAAATTACTTACTCAAGACGAGTATCAAGGGAAGGTCGCTGAATCGATTTACTTAGGCTTACTTAGATATTTTTCTGATGAAACCAACCCTCCTGATTAA
- a CDS encoding YbaK family protein: protein MNVITTFKEKKIEKQLTYERKMLREISLEGLKNKINSSFGSYLRSKTLFVSSIEEGCMDVAIEAFLLGAKYSRFGYYGEQLDSVKQRCYYDEKYLIDSLYDFITYWTHAGDHEFVSEALYYTCEEYVGSWWNEGFNKGQKRYRLRLH from the coding sequence ATGAATGTAATTACAACATTTAAAGAAAAGAAAATCGAAAAGCAACTAACCTATGAACGAAAAATGCTTCGAGAAATCTCACTAGAAGGACTGAAAAATAAAATTAACTCTAGCTTTGGGAGCTACTTACGTTCAAAGACGTTGTTTGTCTCTTCTATTGAAGAAGGATGTATGGATGTGGCAATTGAAGCTTTTTTACTTGGTGCGAAATATAGTCGGTTTGGCTATTATGGAGAGCAGTTAGATAGTGTAAAGCAAAGATGTTATTACGATGAGAAGTATTTGATTGATTCCCTATATGATTTTATTACTTACTGGACACATGCTGGTGATCATGAATTTGTGAGTGAAGCTCTATATTATACGTGTGAAGAGTATGTTGGTAGTTGGTGGAATGAAGGTTTTAACAAAGGGCAAAAAAGATATCGTTTAAGACTACATTAA
- a CDS encoding PAS domain-containing sensor histidine kinase yields the protein MALIDMDESKVLDRITDGFFSLDHNWNFTYVNIAASQLLFRAREDLIGKNVWGEFPEAVGLAFYNYYHKAIAEQTPVKFEAFFPPLDTWFDVRAYPSSNGLTVYFLDVTTEKKLAQEDKQHYRSLFEQNPDAVFSFDLNGNYLSVNSAMEELLGYSEQEYLKLSYIPLVTEDEIKKTTELYSKAAKGITQNYETKAIHKDGHIVHVSVTNMPIIVDDEVVGVYGIAKDITGHKLTEQKLLKSEKLSAVGQLSASIAHEIRNPLTALKGFLQIMMASRDNIEDSYFEIMSDEIARIELITGELLMVAKPQAHHFNFENITEIFKDVKALLSSQALMYNVNIILESEDLPLIFCVGNQLKQVFINLIKNAIESMSVAGGAISITLSKKSKNEIFIQISDQGCGIPEELLSNIGIPFYTTKQKGTGLGMMTSFKIIESHNGRMEINSTEGEGTTITIQLPVHWVA from the coding sequence ATGGCTTTAATTGATATGGATGAAAGTAAGGTGTTAGATCGAATCACAGATGGTTTTTTTTCATTAGATCATAATTGGAACTTCACATATGTTAACATTGCAGCTTCACAACTATTGTTTCGCGCACGAGAAGACTTGATTGGAAAAAATGTCTGGGGAGAGTTCCCAGAAGCTGTAGGGTTAGCTTTTTATAACTATTATCACAAGGCTATTGCAGAACAGACCCCCGTTAAATTTGAGGCATTTTTCCCTCCACTTGATACTTGGTTTGATGTTAGGGCATATCCTTCATCCAACGGACTGACTGTTTATTTCCTAGATGTAACTACAGAAAAGAAATTAGCTCAAGAAGATAAACAGCATTATAGGTCTTTATTTGAACAGAATCCAGATGCAGTATTTTCATTCGATCTTAATGGAAATTACTTAAGTGTAAATTCCGCAATGGAAGAGCTCTTAGGATATAGTGAGCAAGAGTATTTAAAGCTTTCCTATATACCCTTGGTGACTGAAGACGAAATAAAGAAAACTACGGAGCTTTATAGTAAGGCAGCTAAAGGGATTACACAAAATTACGAAACAAAAGCGATTCATAAAGATGGTCATATTGTACACGTAAGTGTGACTAATATGCCCATCATTGTTGATGATGAAGTTGTTGGTGTATACGGAATCGCCAAAGATATTACAGGTCATAAATTGACTGAACAAAAACTTCTTAAATCAGAGAAACTTTCAGCAGTAGGACAACTTTCCGCTTCTATTGCTCATGAAATACGGAATCCACTTACAGCGCTAAAAGGATTCCTGCAAATTATGATGGCATCAAGGGATAATATAGAAGATAGCTACTTTGAGATTATGTCAGATGAGATTGCTCGAATAGAATTGATTACAGGGGAATTATTAATGGTGGCTAAACCACAAGCACACCATTTTAATTTTGAAAACATCACCGAGATTTTCAAGGATGTAAAAGCATTACTTAGCTCACAGGCACTGATGTACAACGTGAATATCATATTGGAGTCTGAAGACCTGCCTTTAATTTTTTGTGTCGGGAATCAATTGAAACAGGTGTTTATTAACCTTATAAAAAATGCAATTGAATCAATGTCTGTTGCTGGAGGTGCTATATCCATTACACTCTCTAAGAAAAGTAAAAATGAGATATTTATTCAAATATCTGATCAAGGATGTGGTATTCCAGAAGAATTACTATCCAATATCGGTATCCCTTTCTATACAACAAAACAAAAAGGAACAGGCCTCGGGATGATGACTAGTTTTAAAATTATTGAGTCCCATAATGGCAGAATGGAAATTAATAGTACAGAAGGTGAAGGTACAACTATTACGATTCAGTTACCTGTTCATTGGGTTGCTTGA
- the rpsI gene encoding 30S ribosomal protein S9, with product MAQVQYYGTGRRKSSVARVRLVPGDGSITINGRDITEYIPFEALREVVKQPLAATETVGNYNVLVNVDGGGYTGQAGAIRHGIARALLQADPEFRGTLKRAGLLTRDARMKERKKYGLKGARRAPQFSKR from the coding sequence TTGGCACAAGTACAATATTATGGCACTGGTCGTCGTAAGAGCTCTGTTGCACGTGTACGTTTAGTTCCTGGTGACGGTAGCATTACAATCAACGGTCGTGACATCACTGAATACATCCCATTTGAAGCTTTAAGAGAAGTAGTGAAACAACCACTTGCAGCTACTGAAACTGTAGGAAACTACAATGTTCTTGTAAATGTAGATGGCGGTGGATACACTGGTCAAGCTGGTGCAATTCGTCACGGTATCGCTCGTGCGTTACTTCAAGCTGATCCAGAATTCCGCGGAACTTTAAAGCGCGCTGGTCTATTAACTCGTGACGCTCGTATGAAAGAGCGTAAGAAATACGGACTTAAAGGTGCTCGTCGTGCGCCTCAGTTCTCAAAGCGTTAA
- the rplM gene encoding 50S ribosomal protein L13: MRTTFMAKANNIERKWYVVDAEGKTLGRLASEVASVLRGKNKPTFTPNVDTGDYVIIINAEKIELTGKKLTDKIYYRHSQFPGGLKSRTALEMRTNYPEKMLELAIKGMLPKGSLGRQMFKKLHVYAGAEHPHQAQQPEVYELRG; the protein is encoded by the coding sequence ATGCGTACAACGTTTATGGCGAAAGCTAATAACATAGAGCGTAAATGGTACGTTGTAGACGCTGAAGGTAAAACTTTAGGTCGTCTTGCAAGTGAAGTTGCTTCAGTTTTACGTGGTAAAAACAAGCCAACTTTTACACCAAATGTTGACACTGGTGATTATGTAATCATCATCAATGCAGAAAAGATCGAATTAACTGGTAAGAAATTAACTGACAAAATCTACTACCGTCACAGTCAATTCCCAGGCGGTCTAAAATCTAGAACAGCTCTAGAAATGCGTACGAACTACCCAGAGAAAATGCTTGAGCTTGCTATTAAAGGTATGCTTCCAAAAGGTTCTCTAGGACGTCAAATGTTCAAAAAGCTTCACGTTTATGCTGGAGCAGAACATCCACATCAAGCACAACAACCTGAAGTTTACGAACTTCGCGGTTAA
- the truA gene encoding tRNA pseudouridine(38-40) synthase TruA has product MTRLKCTISYDGTHFNGYQIQPNKRTVQETIEQVLTQMHKSPVRITGSGRTDAKVHAMGQVITFDTTLDIPSVRWKKALNTLLPDDIAIIHVEQVTEDFHARFSVVKKEYRYKISRTVEKDVFSRHYLYHYPYQLDLEMINFAMNLIKGTHDFTSFCSAKTDVKDKVRTIYEAGIIENEDELIFRFVGNGFLYNMVRILVGTLLEVGQKRISLEQIEQMLEVHDRSLAGKTAPGHGLYLWKVDYDN; this is encoded by the coding sequence ATGACACGATTAAAATGTACAATCTCATATGATGGCACTCACTTTAACGGCTATCAAATACAACCGAATAAACGAACCGTTCAAGAAACCATTGAGCAGGTTTTAACCCAAATGCATAAGTCACCGGTTCGTATTACGGGATCTGGAAGAACCGATGCTAAGGTCCATGCGATGGGTCAGGTGATCACTTTTGATACAACCCTAGATATCCCTTCAGTCCGCTGGAAGAAAGCTCTTAACACCCTTTTACCTGATGATATTGCTATCATTCATGTCGAGCAGGTAACAGAGGACTTTCATGCTCGGTTTAGTGTAGTAAAAAAAGAATATCGCTATAAAATTAGTAGAACAGTTGAAAAGGATGTTTTTTCCCGACATTATTTATATCATTATCCATATCAGCTAGATCTAGAAATGATCAACTTTGCTATGAATTTAATTAAAGGAACACATGATTTTACTAGTTTTTGTTCTGCGAAAACAGATGTTAAAGATAAAGTTAGAACGATTTATGAAGCAGGTATTATAGAGAATGAAGATGAGCTTATTTTTAGATTTGTAGGGAATGGTTTTTTGTACAATATGGTAAGAATCCTTGTGGGAACGCTACTTGAGGTTGGTCAGAAAAGAATTTCACTTGAGCAAATAGAACAAATGCTAGAAGTACACGATCGTTCTTTAGCAGGTAAAACAGCCCCAGGTCATGGACTCTATTTATGGAAAGTTGATTATGACAACTAA
- a CDS encoding energy-coupling factor transporter transmembrane component T family protein, whose amino-acid sequence MQGLIIGKYVPGYSIIHKMDPRSKLILVSLFIAVVFLANNFYSYGLLTIFTLTLMFLTRIPIYYILNGLRPIILVVIFTFLIHLFLTKEGEVLLSVGTLDIHEGGLVQGVFISLRLLFLVIMTTILTLTTTPIEVTDGMESLLNPFKKLGMPVHELALMMSISLRFIPTLMQETEKIVKAQSARGMDFASGPIKDRINAIVPLLIPLFISSFKRAEELAVAMEARGYRGGEGRTKLRVLRWGIIDTMMIALLVLLSIGLFLLRS is encoded by the coding sequence ATGCAAGGATTAATCATTGGAAAATATGTACCAGGTTATTCAATCATTCATAAAATGGACCCGAGATCGAAGCTTATCCTCGTATCTCTTTTTATAGCAGTTGTTTTTCTAGCAAATAATTTTTATTCATATGGCTTATTAACGATTTTTACTTTAACATTGATGTTTCTTACAAGGATTCCAATCTATTATATTTTAAACGGTTTACGACCTATTATCCTTGTCGTGATTTTTACATTTTTGATACATCTCTTTTTAACAAAGGAAGGAGAAGTATTATTAAGTGTAGGAACCCTTGATATTCATGAAGGTGGGTTGGTGCAAGGAGTTTTTATTTCTCTAAGGTTATTATTTCTTGTCATAATGACGACAATATTAACATTAACCACAACACCGATTGAGGTTACTGATGGGATGGAAAGTCTATTAAACCCATTTAAGAAGCTTGGAATGCCTGTTCATGAGTTAGCGCTTATGATGTCAATCTCGTTGCGTTTTATACCAACCTTAATGCAGGAAACAGAAAAAATTGTCAAAGCACAATCTGCAAGAGGAATGGATTTCGCATCAGGGCCAATTAAAGACCGGATAAATGCGATAGTGCCCTTGCTAATTCCATTATTTATAAGTTCTTTTAAAAGGGCGGAGGAGCTTGCTGTTGCAATGGAGGCACGTGGTTATCGAGGTGGCGAAGGCCGTACAAAGCTCAGAGTTTTACGATGGGGAATCATAGATACGATGATGATTGCTTTATTAGTATTATTATCTATAGGTCTATTTTTATTAAGAAGCTAA
- a CDS encoding energy-coupling factor ABC transporter ATP-binding protein, giving the protein MDIRFEKLEYKYQVRTPFERLALYDISTNIESGSFVAIIGHTGSGKSTIIQHLNGLLKPTGGQIKIDGRTITAKKKQKDLKSLRKKVGIVFQFPEHQLFEETIEKDICYGPMNFGVSEEVAKRRAKEAIKLVGLSEEFLTRSPFDLSGGQMRRVAIAGILAMEPEVIVLDEPTAGLDPRGRTETMEMFYKLHKEKHLTTVLVTHSMEDAAKYADHIIVMHKGTIVNQGSVDEIFSDAEELMRLGLDVPETVRFKIKLEKRFNTRIPSSCLTMEELVEFVNQFIRKSGKNECKD; this is encoded by the coding sequence ATGGACATTCGCTTCGAAAAACTAGAATACAAATATCAAGTCCGTACTCCTTTTGAACGTCTAGCCCTTTATGATATATCTACAAATATAGAATCAGGCTCTTTTGTTGCAATCATTGGACATACAGGCTCTGGAAAGTCGACGATCATTCAACATCTAAACGGCTTGTTAAAACCGACAGGCGGTCAAATAAAAATTGATGGTCGAACGATAACCGCTAAGAAAAAGCAAAAAGACTTAAAATCGCTTAGGAAAAAGGTTGGAATTGTATTTCAATTTCCAGAACACCAATTATTTGAAGAAACAATTGAAAAGGACATTTGTTATGGTCCCATGAACTTTGGCGTTTCAGAGGAAGTTGCAAAACGGAGAGCAAAGGAAGCTATAAAACTTGTTGGTCTATCAGAAGAGTTTCTTACACGGTCACCATTTGACTTAAGTGGTGGCCAAATGAGAAGAGTGGCAATTGCAGGTATTCTTGCCATGGAGCCAGAAGTGATAGTCTTAGATGAACCGACAGCAGGCTTAGATCCTCGAGGTCGAACAGAAACGATGGAGATGTTTTACAAGCTGCATAAAGAAAAGCATCTTACTACGGTGTTAGTAACTCACAGTATGGAGGATGCAGCAAAATATGCTGACCACATTATTGTTATGCACAAAGGCACTATCGTGAATCAAGGTTCCGTTGATGAGATCTTCTCAGATGCTGAGGAGTTAATGAGGCTCGGTTTAGATGTCCCTGAAACAGTGCGCTTTAAGATTAAGCTTGAAAAACGCTTTAATACTAGAATTCCTTCCTCTTGTTTAACCATGGAGGAACTTGTTGAGTTTGTGAATCAGTTTATTAGAAAGAGTGGCAAAAACGAATGCAAGGATTAA
- a CDS encoding energy-coupling factor ABC transporter ATP-binding protein: MINNVILQVDQISFKYNQEELDVLKNVSFSVHSGEWLAIVGHNGSGKSTLAKILNGILLPYQGTVSFENINLNEESIWDIRKKVGLVFQNPDNQFVGSTVRDDIAFGLENNGIPREEMLKRIEFAIKQVNMKDYIESEPHQLSGGQKQRVAIAGVIALKPKMIILDEATSMLDPKGRQEVLETVRELKKDSNITVLSITHDLEEAAKADRIIVMKQGEIYKEGTPDEIFALDQDLVEIGLDIPFPVKLSKMLASKGIILPKNSMTEEELIEELWTFASKN; the protein is encoded by the coding sequence ATGATTAATAACGTAATACTCCAAGTAGACCAAATATCATTTAAATATAACCAAGAGGAATTGGATGTTTTAAAAAATGTTTCATTTTCTGTACATAGTGGTGAATGGCTTGCTATTGTAGGACATAATGGTTCAGGGAAATCCACACTAGCTAAAATCCTCAACGGTATTTTACTTCCTTATCAAGGAACAGTCTCATTTGAAAATATAAACCTGAATGAAGAATCAATATGGGATATACGAAAAAAAGTAGGACTGGTTTTTCAAAACCCGGATAATCAATTTGTTGGTTCAACTGTTAGAGATGATATTGCATTTGGTCTTGAGAATAATGGGATTCCTCGGGAAGAGATGTTAAAACGTATTGAATTTGCGATCAAGCAAGTAAATATGAAGGATTATATAGAATCCGAGCCTCATCAACTTTCAGGAGGCCAAAAACAAAGGGTAGCTATAGCTGGAGTTATTGCTTTAAAACCCAAGATGATTATTCTAGATGAAGCAACTTCGATGCTTGATCCAAAAGGTCGTCAGGAGGTTTTAGAAACAGTTAGAGAATTAAAGAAAGACTCCAATATTACTGTATTATCTATTACTCATGATTTAGAGGAGGCAGCTAAAGCAGACCGAATCATTGTCATGAAACAGGGAGAAATCTATAAAGAAGGAACACCTGATGAAATTTTTGCCCTTGACCAAGACCTTGTGGAAATTGGATTGGACATTCCGTTTCCGGTGAAGCTCTCAAAGATGTTAGCTTCAAAGGGGATTATTTTACCGAAAAATTCTATGACAGAAGAGGAGCTCATTGAAGAATTATGGACATTCGCTTCGAAAAACTAG
- the rplQ gene encoding 50S ribosomal protein L17 yields the protein MGYQKLGRTSSQRKALLRDLTTDLIINERIETTEARAKELKSVVEKMITLGKRGDLHARRQAAAYIRNEVANEESGQDALQKLFSDIATRYEERQGGYTRIMKLGPRRGDGAPMVIIELV from the coding sequence ATGGGATATCAAAAACTAGGTCGTACAAGTTCACAACGTAAAGCATTACTTCGTGATCTTACAACTGATTTAATTATCAATGAGCGTATTGAAACAACAGAAGCTCGTGCTAAAGAATTAAAGTCTGTTGTTGAAAAAATGATTACTTTAGGAAAACGTGGTGACTTACACGCACGTCGTCAAGCTGCAGCATATATCCGTAATGAAGTAGCAAATGAAGAGTCTGGTCAAGACGCACTTCAAAAGCTATTCAGTGATATTGCAACTCGCTATGAAGAACGCCAAGGTGGATACACTCGTATCATGAAACTTGGACCTCGTCGTGGAGACGGTGCACCAATGGTTATCATTGAATTAGTTTAA
- a CDS encoding DNA-directed RNA polymerase subunit alpha codes for MIEIEKPKIETVEISEDTKYGKFVVEPLERGYGTTLGNSLRRILLSSLPGAAVTSIQIDGVLHEFSTIEGVVEDVTSIILNVKKLALKIYSDEEKTLEIDIQGEGAVTAADLTHDSDVEVLNPDLHIATLAKDAHLRMRLTAKRGRGYTPAVSNKREDQPIGVIPIDSIFTPVSRVSYQVENTRVGQVTNFDKLTLDVWTDGSTGPKEAIALGSKILTEHLNIFVGLTDEAQNAEIMVEKEEDQKEKVLEMTIEELDLSVRSYNCLKRAGINTVQELAHKTEEDMMKVRNLGRKSLEEVKAKLEELGLGLRKDD; via the coding sequence ATGATCGAAATTGAAAAACCAAAAATCGAAACGGTTGAAATCAGCGAAGATACCAAATACGGTAAATTCGTCGTCGAGCCACTTGAGCGTGGATATGGTACTACTTTGGGTAACTCCTTACGTCGTATCCTTTTATCTTCTCTCCCTGGTGCCGCTGTTACATCTATTCAAATAGATGGTGTACTGCATGAGTTCTCAACAATTGAAGGCGTCGTCGAGGATGTAACATCTATCATTTTAAATGTTAAGAAACTAGCACTTAAAATCTACTCTGATGAAGAGAAGACGCTCGAAATTGATATTCAGGGTGAAGGGGCAGTAACTGCAGCTGATCTTACTCATGATAGTGATGTGGAAGTTTTAAATCCTGATTTGCATATTGCTACACTTGCTAAGGATGCACATTTACGCATGAGATTAACTGCAAAACGCGGACGTGGATATACTCCAGCTGTTTCAAACAAACGTGAAGATCAGCCAATAGGTGTAATTCCTATTGATTCAATCTTCACACCGGTTTCGCGCGTATCTTATCAAGTAGAGAATACACGTGTAGGACAAGTAACAAACTTTGACAAGTTAACACTTGATGTGTGGACTGACGGAAGTACTGGTCCGAAAGAAGCAATCGCTCTAGGATCTAAAATCCTAACAGAGCATTTGAACATTTTTGTTGGACTGACTGATGAAGCACAAAATGCAGAGATTATGGTAGAGAAAGAAGAAGATCAAAAAGAGAAGGTTCTTGAGATGACGATCGAAGAACTAGACCTTTCTGTTCGTTCATATAACTGCTTAAAACGTGCTGGAATCAATACAGTTCAAGAACTTGCACATAAAACAGAAGAAGATATGATGAAGGTTCGGAACCTTGGTCGTAAATCTTTAGAAGAAGTTAAGGCTAAATTAGAAGAACTAGGTTTAGGCTTACGTAAAGATGACTGA
- the rpsK gene encoding 30S ribosomal protein S11, whose protein sequence is MARKTNTRKRRVKKNIEAGVAHIRSTFNNTIVTITDVHGNAISWSSAGALGFRGSRKSTPFAAQMAAETAAKASQEHGLKTLEVTVKGPGAGREAAIRALQAAGLEVTAIRDVTPVPHNGCRPPKRRRV, encoded by the coding sequence ATGGCTCGTAAAACGAATACTCGTAAACGTCGTGTTAAAAAGAATATTGAAGCTGGTGTAGCACACATTCGCTCAACATTCAACAACACAATTGTAACAATCACAGATGTACACGGTAATGCGATTTCATGGTCAAGTGCTGGTGCGTTAGGTTTTAGAGGTTCTCGTAAATCTACTCCTTTCGCTGCTCAAATGGCTGCTGAAACTGCTGCAAAAGCATCTCAAGAACATGGTTTAAAAACTCTTGAAGTAACTGTAAAAGGTCCAGGAGCTGGTCGTGAAGCTGCAATCCGTGCTCTTCAAGCCGCTGGTCTAGAAGTTACAGCTATCAGAGATGTTACTCCAGTCCCACATAACGGATGCCGTCCACCAAAACGTCGCCGTGTTTAA